AGATTACAAGTGTGCTATGCTTCTTCATAGCATCGGAATCAAAGCTATGCGCATTTTTAACGGCCTAAAATTCAGTGATGGTGAAGATCGCAACAATATTGCCCACGTTATCAAGAAATTTGATCAACACTTTCTGGGACAAACTCAAGAGTTCTTTGAGCGATTCCAATTTAATCGTCGCAATCAGGAATCGGGTGAGTCAATTGATGAATACGTGTCTGTGCTGAGAAAAATATGGCAAAAACCTGTGGATTTTGTGATTGCATGCGCGAACTATTAATAATGGATCGCATACTTCTTGGCATTCTGGATGACAAGACGCGCGAGGAACTTCTCTCAACTCATGACCTGACTGTTTTAAAAGCCATCGAAATATGCCGCGCTAGAGAAGCAGCAACTATCCACATGAAAGCCTTAAAGAACGAGGAAATCAACAAAGTTAAGggaacacaaaaacaaaagaaacctATGAAACCCAGGGACAGAACTAAAGGTAAACAGCACCAAACTGAGACCACTAGAGCCACTACTAAGAAATGCTACTTCTGTAAACAAGTACATGCTATGAGAAAGGAATCTTGCCCTGCTTGGGGAAAGGTATGTACCTCCTGTGGTGAAAAGAACCACTTTCCGGCTTCCAGGAAATGTAAAGGTCGAAGTGTTCATGTTGTGCGAGATGACTATGCCTCTGACTCCTCCACGAGTAGTACTGGGACTATCAGTACCATAACTGTAGAGTTGTGTCGTGATGTTAATTCTGCCCAGTCCCAACACCCACTGATATACTGTGAAATGCTTATCAATGATAAGCCAGTAAGACTTCAGATTGACTGTGGTGCAACTGTCTGTATTCTACCCAAACGTTACCTTAAAAACCTTGAGGTGCGACCGGAAATTGTAAACCTCCAGATGTGGAATAAATCGTCTGTTAAAGCTCTCGGAAAATGCAAGGTACATGTCAAAAACACAGTCACTAATGAAAAGTTCAAGGTCGACTTTGTCATTGTCAACGAGGCACTCACTCCACTACTCAGTGGTAATGCCGCACAAGCTATGGGACTTATCACAGTGAACTATGGGAACTTTAAAGTAGTTAATGGCATTTCTACAGCTTCTCATGGCTACATTCATCAGTTTCCTGCTGTCTTCAACGACACACCAGGCATTCTCCCTGGTAAGAGGGTCCATCTAACCGTTTAGAATGGAGCCACCCCGGTAGTGCGTTGCGTGCATACCCTTCCTGAAGCTAGAAAAGACGCAGTTAAAGCCGAGCTCCAGCGCCTTTTCGATGAGTCGATAATCGTCCCAATTGATGAGCTGACCGACTGGGTGAGCCAGATGTCCATAGCGGAAAAAAAGGCAGGCATTCGCATCTGTATTGACCCCAGACCCCTGAACGAAGTGTTAAAGCGTGAACATTACAAACTTCCAGTCTTAGATGATGTCCTACCTGAACTCACGTCCGCTTGCAAGTTTTCAGTATGTGATCTGAAGTCTGGCTACCTGCACTGTGAACTTGACCATGAATCGAGTTTGTTAACCACTTTTGCAACTCCATTTGGGTGTTTCCGGTGGTTACGCCTTCTGTTTGGTCTAAAAGTTAGTAGCGAGATTTTTCAGAAGAGGCTTCATCAAGCTCTAGAAGGCCTTCAAGGCGTCCGTTGCATCGCAGATGATGTCACTGTCTGGGGACGTAGCAATGAAGAACACGATGCACGAGTCTCGCTCTTCCTCCAGCGCTGTAGCGAGATTGGCATCTCCCTGAACAAGGAGAAATGTCGTTTTGGATTGAGTGAAATCCCGTTCATGGGCCATGTAGTGAGCAACAAGGGCTTGAAGCCCGATCCTTCAAAGGTAGAAGCAATATTGAAGATGGAACCACCCACAGACAAGGCTGGTGTTGAAAGACTGAGAGGAATTGTAAACTACCTTTCACGATTTGTACCCAAACTGACTGATGTCATGAGACTCATCCTGACGTTGAATGGTCTTGGACTTCTTCTCATGACAAGGCATTTGAGGAAGTTAAACATCTTTTAACGGTGGCTCCAGTGCTGGCCTACTTTGATCCATCCAAGGAACTTTCCATCCAGTGCGATGCTAGTGGACAAGGACTTGGAGCCACTCTCCTAGAAGAGGGACGCCCTCTTGCTTATGCGAGCAGAGCCCTGAGTGATACCGAAACCAGATATGCGACCATCGAAAAGGAGATGCTGGCGATAGTTTTTGCCCTCAAGAAATGGCACCAGTACACTTTTGGTCGACCTCTCACAGTATATTCTGACCATAAACCCTTGGAGGCCATCATGAAGAAACCTTTGGATCGCGCTCCCAAGCGATTACAAGGCATGCTGGTGTGAGCGCTGGCCTATGACATCAAAGTACAGTATCTCAAGGGCAACGACATGTTCCTCGCGGACACTCTTAGTAGAGCCTCCCTTCCCTACACCAGTGTCAACGATCAAGAGGAGTTTGAAATCATCAACGCCCTTAAATATTTGGTAATGCCTGATGCAAGGATTCGTGAGATTCGCCAACATACAAATCATGATCTGGCCTTACAGCTACTAAAGCAAACTATCCAAGAAGGCTGGCCAGACCACCATTCAGCATTACCACCCCTTGTTGTGCCCTATTTCAGCATTCGTGATGAACTTGCTGTGACTGATGGCCTAGTCTTTCGTGGAGAGCGGTTGGTGATTCCCAAAAGCTTAAGATCGCAAATAAAAAAGGACATCCACTGTGGCCATCAAGGCATCGAGTCCTGCCTGCGGAGGGCACGTGAGCACGTATTCTGGCCTGGGATGAACAAAGAAGTAAAAGAATGGATCCAAACCTGTGAGGCTTCCAGAGAATTTGAACAAACTCCTTGCAAAGAGACTCTTATAAGTCACGAAATTCCAGACAGCCCATGGCAAAAGATTGCAACAGATCTATTCACCTTCAAAAACAAGGAGTATCATGTGACTGTCTGCTACAGATCCAACTTCTGGGAAGTAAACCACCTTTATAACACCAAGTCTTCAACTGTCATCAAGAAGCTGAAAGCTCATCTGGCCAGATATGGCATACCTAAGCAGTTGGTCACAGACAATGGCCCTCAGTTTGTCTCCGACGAATTTAGAAAATTCACTGAAAGCTGGGGCATCGAACACACAACAACCTCTCCCCACCACAGCCAAGCCAATGGCAAGTGCGAAGCGGCTGTGAAGGTTGCGAAGCGGACGCTACATAAAACGACGAAGTCAGGTGAAGATCAGTATTTGGCCTTACTAAACATCAGAAATGTGCCTACACAAGGCATAGACAGCAGCCCAGCATTTATCttaataattttaactttAGCTAAGGTAAACTTTTTTGTGTAAATAGTGTCCACAATTAGTTTTTCCTAAGCTAAATACTATTGACACTTAAATACAGTCTaccatcattatcatcattatccgCATCGAGGTACAACCCTAGCTGAGAAATGTTAGTGCTCTAGAGAGTCCACGCGAGATAAGGGATAATGTGTAGAGTTTCTGGTTGACTGACTTCTGTGAAAGTTAAGCGGCATTTGAGGTGTGCATGTCATTACAAGACAAACAAGCCTCAAAGATTATAAAGAAGGCGGTTAGAAAGATAGATGGTCCTTATCAGGTTAGGTTGCCTTGGAGAAATCGACCGCCTTGATCCTGAACAATCGTGTTTTCACCAAATCAAGGCTACATTAGCTAAAGAGAATTTctaaaggacaaaaaactcagGAACTACAGCGCTACCATGAACAAATATTTGTCGAAGGGTCACTTCGTAAAGATTCTACCATGCGAGATGTCAGTTGAAGGGAAGGTCGTGTGGTATCTTTGCAACATCCAATTACCCACACCAGAAAACCTGACAAGGTTTGCATGGTTTTTGATTGTGCCACCAAAAATCTGGGTACCTCACTAAATGACCAGCTGATGCAAGGACCTGACCTAAACAATACCCTCACGGGTGTTTTGATGCGATTTCGGAGCTGTACGCTGTAGTTGCTGCCACAGAGTC
This portion of the Acropora palmata chromosome 13, jaAcrPala1.3, whole genome shotgun sequence genome encodes:
- the LOC141863125 gene encoding uncharacterized protein LOC141863125 — protein: MDRILLGILDDKTREELLSTHDLTVLKAIEICRAREAATIHMKALKNEEINKVKGTQKQKKPMKPRDRTKGKQHQTETTRATTKKCYFCKQVHAMRKESCPAWGKVCTSCGEKNHFPASRKCKGRSVHVVRDDYASDSSTSSTGTISTITVELCRDVNSAQSQHPLIYCEMLINDKPVRLQIDCGATVCILPKRYLKNLEVRPEIVNLQMWNKSSVKALGKCKVHVKNTVTNEKFKVDFVIVNEALTPLLSGNAAQAMGLITVNYGNFKVVNGISTASHGYIHQFPAVFNDTPGILPGKRVHLTV